One genomic window of Canis lupus baileyi chromosome 22, mCanLup2.hap1, whole genome shotgun sequence includes the following:
- the GPR87 gene encoding G-protein coupled receptor 87, whose protein sequence is MGLNLTLEKLPDNELHSQGSHAPSNMSDGPGKNTTVNNEFDTIVLPVLYLIIFVASILLNGLAVWIFFHIRNKTSFIFYLKNIVVADLIMTLTFPFRIVHDAGFGPWYFKFILCRYTSVLFYANMYTSIVFLGLISIDRYLKVVKPFGDSRMYSVTFTKVLSICVWVIMAVLSLPNIILTNGQLTKENIHDCMKLKSPLGVKWHQAVIYVNSCLFVAVLVILIGCYIAISRYIHKSSRQFISQSSRKRKHNQSIRVVVAVFFTCFLPYHLCRIPFTFSHLDRLLDESAHKILYYCKEMTLFLSACNVCLDPIIYFFMCRSFSRRLFKKSNIRTRSESIRSLQSVRRSEVRIYYDYTDV, encoded by the exons ATGGGGCTCAACTTGACACTTGAAAAATTACCAG ATAATGAGCTGCACAGCCAAGGGAGTCACGCTCCAAGTAACATGAGCGATGGACCCGGAAAGAACACCACTGTTAACAACGAATTTGACACTATCGTCTTGCCTGTGCTTTATCTCATTATATTTGTGGCAAGCATCTTGCTGAATGGTCTAGCAGTGTGGATCTTCTTCCACATTAGGAATAAAACCAGCTTCATATTTTATCTCAAAAACATAGTGGTTGCTGACCTCATAATGACGCTGACATTTCCATTTCGAATAGTGCATGATGCAGGATTCGGACCTTGGTACTTCAAGTTTATCCTCTGCAGATACACTTCAGTTCTATTTTATGCAAACATGTATACTTCCATCGTATTTCTTGGGCTAATAAGCATTGACCGCTATCTAAAGGTGGTAAAGCCATTTGGGGACTCTCGCATGTACAGCGTAACTTTCACAAAGGTCTTATCTATTTGTGTTTGGGTGATCATGGCCGTTCTTTCCTTGCCAAACATCATTCTAACAAATGGCCAACTCACCAAGGAAAATATTCATGACTGCATGAAACTTAAAAGTCCCTTGGGAGTCAAATGGCATCAAGCAGTCATTTATGTCAATAGCTGCTTGTTTGTGGCTGTGCTGGTGATACTGATCGGATGCTACATAGCCATATCCAGGTACATCCATAAATCCAGCAGGCAATTCATAAGCCAGTCCAGCCGAAAGCGGAAACATAACCAGAGCAtcagggtggtggtggcagtgttCTTTACCTGCTTTCTACCCTATCACTTGTGCAGGATTCCTTTCACTTTCAGTCACTTAGACAGACTCTTAGATGAATCTGCACACAAAATTCTGTATTACTGCAAAGAAATGACACTCTTCTTGTCTGCGTGCAATGTGTGCCTGGATCcaataatttactttttcatgtgtAGGTCATTTTCAAGAAGGCTATTCAAGAAATCAAATATCAGAACCAGGAGCGAAAGCATCAGGTCACTGCAAAGTGTCAGAAGATCAGAAGTCCGCATATATTATGATTATACAGATGTGTAG